From Salvelinus fontinalis isolate EN_2023a chromosome 37, ASM2944872v1, whole genome shotgun sequence, the proteins below share one genomic window:
- the LOC129836002 gene encoding isoaspartyl peptidase/L-asparaginase-like, whose amino-acid sequence MLPVLVVHGGAGFIPKKRVQPACAGVRAAVRGGYSKLQGQGSAMDAVVEAVTLLENDHHYNAGLGSVLNAKGEVAMDAIVMDGRYLASGAVSAVRKVANPVQLARLVMDKTSHLCLTGEGANQFARAMGVPEVPEESLITEYARMCWKKNLAADANPVECQMGKMGTVGAVAVDAEGNIACATSTGGLLNKMEGRVGDTACIGCGCYADNRVGAVSPTGEGEAIMKVTLARLILFHMEQGRSAEAAADEALAYMKERVGGLGGVVVVDPQGEWSVRFSSLQMAWAAAQQQTLHYGLYTGEHFTQNIDDPY is encoded by the exons ATGTTGCCTGTGTTGGTGGTCCATGGGGGAGCGGGGTTCATCCCTAAAAAGCGTGTGCAGCCTGCTTGTGCTGGGGTCCGGGCTGCAGTCAGGGGGGGATACTCCAAACTCCAGGGGCAGGGCAGTGCCATGGATGCTGTGGTGGAGGCCGTCACTCTGCTGGAGAATGACCACCACTACAACGCAG GGCTAGGCTCGGTGTTGAACGCTAAGGGCGAGGTGGCGATGGACGCCATCGTGATGGACGGGAGATATCTGGCCAGCGGAGCTGTCTCTGCGGTCAGAAAAGTGGCCAATCCTGTACAACTGGCCAGACTGGTCATGGACaag ACGAGCCATCTGTGTCTGACTGGAGAGGGTGCCAATCAGTTTGCCCGGGCGATGGGTGTACCCGAGGTGCCAGAGGAATCACTGATCACAGAGTATGCCCGTATGTGCTGGAAGAAGAACCTGGCAGCTGATGCCAACCCGGTGGAGTGCCAGAT GGGGAAGATGGGTACGGTAGGGGCGGTGGCAGTGGATGCAGAGGGGAACATAGCCTGTGCCACCTCCACCGGTGGCTTGCTGAACAAGATGGAGGGCAGGGTGGGGGACACAGCATGTATCG gGTGTGGGTGTTATGCTGATAACAGGGTTGGAGCGGTGTCCCCGACGGGCGAGGGTGAAGCCATCATGAAGGTCACTCTGGCTAGACTCATCCTGTTCCACATGGAGCAAG GGCGCAGCGCGGAGGCAGCAGCAGACGAGGCCCTGGCCTATATGAAGGAGAGGGTGGGAGGTCTGGGgggagtggtggtggtagacccCCAGGGTGAATGGTCTGTTCGCTTCAGCAGCTTGCAGATGGCCTGGGCTGCAGCCCAGCAACAAACACTTCACTATGGCCTGTACACTGGAGAACACTTCACACAGAACATAGACGACCCCTACTAA
- the LOC129836003 gene encoding isoaspartyl peptidase/L-asparaginase-like, whose amino-acid sequence MLPVLVVHGGAGFIPKKRVQPACAGVRAAVRGGYSKLQGQGSAMDAVVEAVTLLENDHHYNAGLGSVLNVKGEVEMDAIVMDGRYLASGAVSAVRKVANPVQLARLVMDKTSHLCLTGEGANQFARAMGVPEVPEESLITEYARMRWKKNLAADANPVECQMGKMGTVGAVAVDAEGNIACATSTGGLLNKMEGRVGDTACIGETSDVLSYEVKRCGEEVGERKRGVEK is encoded by the exons ATGTTGCCTGTGTTGGTGGTCCATGGGGGAGCGGGGTTCATCCCTAAAAAGCGTGTGCAGCCTGCTTGTGCTGGGGTCCGGGCTGCAGTCAGGGGGGGATACTCCAAACTCCAGGGGCAGGGCAGTGCCATGGATGCTGTGGTGGAGGCCGTCACTCTGCTGGAGAATGACCACCACTACAACGCAG GGCTAGGCTCGGTGTTGAATGTTAAGGGCGAGGTGGAGATGGACGCCATCGTGATGGACGGGAGATATCTGGCCAGCGGAGCTGTCTCTGCGGTCAGAAAAGTGGCCAATCCTGTACAACTGGCCAGACTGGTCATGGACaag ACGAGCCATCTGTGTCTGACTGGAGAGGGTGCCAATCAGTTTGCCCGGGCGATGGGTGTACCCGAGGTGCCAGAGGAATCACTTATCACAGAGTATGCCCGTATGCGCTGGAAGAAGAACCTGGCAGCTGATGCCAACCCGGTGGAGTGCCAGAT GGGGAAGATGGGTACGGTAGGGGCGGTGGCAGTGGATGCAGAGGGGAACATAGCCTGTGCCACCTCCACCGGTGGCTTGCTGAACAAGATGGAGGGCAGGGTGGGGGACACAGCATGTATCGGTGAGACATCTGATGTATTGTCATATGAGGTAAAGAGATGTGGAGAGGaagtaggagagagaaagagaggagtggagaaatGA